The Lucilia cuprina isolate Lc7/37 chromosome 5, ASM2204524v1, whole genome shotgun sequence genome includes a window with the following:
- the LOC111680416 gene encoding esterase B1-like has protein sequence MAFELSEKDKIFYKIKTLEFKINQNQKPVDNEKVEIKIHTGKIRGYKRYTLYKKIYYSFERIPYALPPMGDLRFRAPKPMTAWKDVKDCTMYGEKPMQCSPLEPQTIEGSEDCLFVNVYTNNLKPLKARPIMVWIYGGGFQFGEANREWYGPDYFMHKDVILITVQYRLGALGFLSLEDPVLHTPGNAGLKDIILALNWVKKNAASFGGNPECVTLFGESAGGAAIQFLMLSEHARGLFQRAILQSGVATADWATTECTKRAYDLAVAAGYQGKQKEKHILKYLRSLTATEILEAERKIVQTNEREMFLFGPNVEPYFTAHTVFCKPVEELLENAWGNKIPIILGANSMEGLFFQKSAVKNLPDSLKVLETCTKYVPKGAAHQIGSVECQEKGLKLREIHVKGEEPTLEDLYEIISYAYNWHPIQKTIDARLKYARKTSTFLYRFDFNSNKLINPFRLMHSLDNESVKTTAVTGAAHTDELSYLFSSVLAKPMEGQSREYRCMKRMISLWTLFAETGKIPGIDGVKWRSLQRHDKNSFKCLNIGDDLNFIDLPEMQKLMVWKSLYELHRTLPKSTKPIETSAKSSL, from the exons atggcTTTTGAATTAAgtgaaaaagataaaatattctataaaataaa aactttggaattcaaaattaatcaaaatcaaAAACCGGTCGATAATGAAAAAGTGGAAATTAAAATTCATACCGGCAAAATAAGAGGTTACAAACGATAtacactttacaaaaaaatctactaTAGTTTTGAACGCATACCCTATGCTCTGCCCCCCATGGGTGATTTAAGATTTAGAGCTCCCAAACCAATGACAGCATGGAAAGATGTCAAAGATTGTACCATGTATGGTGAAAAGCCAATGCAATGTTCTCCCTTGGAACCGCAAACAATAGAAGGTTCTGAGGATTGTTTATTCGTTAATGTTTATACAAATAAT ctTAAACCTCTGAAAGCTAGACCTATTATGGTTTGGATATATGGTGGTGGTTTTCAATTTGGCGAAGCGAATCGTGAATGGTATGGACCGGATTATTTTATGCACAAAGATGTAATTTTGATTACAGTTCAATATCGATTGGGAGCTTTAG gTTTCCTCAGCCTAGAAGATCCTGTCCTACATACACCCGGTAATGCCGGTTTAAAAGACATTATTTTAGCCTTGAATTGGGTTAAAAAGAATGCAGCCAGTTTCGGAGGTAATCCGGAATGTGTAACGCTCTTCGGTGAAAGTGCTGGCGGAGCAGCTATACAATTTCTTATGTTAAGTGAACATGCCAGAGGTTTGTTCCAACGAGCAATTTTACAATCGGGAGTAGCGACAGCAGATTGGGCAACTACTGAATGTACTAAACGTGCTTATGATTTGGCTGTAGCAGCAGGTTATCAAGGAAAACAAAAGGAAAAGCACATTCTTAAATATCTGCGTAGTTTAACAGCTACTGAAATCTTAGAAGCGGAAAGAAAAATTGTACAGACAAATGAAAGAGAAATGTTTCTATTTGGTCCAAATGTTGAACCATACTTTACGGCTCACACGGTGTTTTGTAAGCCGGTGGAGGAGCTATTAGAAAATGCTTGGGGTAataaaatacctataattttGGGAGCGAATTCTATGGAGGGTTTGTTCTTTCAAAAGA GTGCTGTCAAAAATTTGCCGGatagtttaaaagttttagaaaCCTGCACTAAATATGTTCCAAAAGGAGCAGCACATCAAATTGGCAGTGTAGAGTGTCAGGAAAAGGGTTTAAAATTGCGAGAAATTCATGTTAAAGGAGAAGAGCCCACTTTGGAAGACCTATATGAA atCATTAGTTATGCATATAACTGGCATCCCATACAAAAAACCATTGATGCACGTTTAAAGTATGCCCGTAAAACTTCCACTTTTCTCTATCGTTTCGATTTTAATTCAAACAAACTTATTAATCCTTTTCGTTTAATGCATTCCCTTGATAATGAATCAGTGAAGACTACTGCTGTTACTGGCGCAGCACACACCGATGAACTTTCGTATCTTTTCAGCAGTGTTTTGGCCAAACCAATGGAAGGACAAAGCCGCGAATATCGCTGTATGAAACGCATGATTTCATTGTGGACATTATTTGCGGAAACTGGAAAAATTCCAGGCATAGATGGTGTTAAATGGCGTTCATTACAACGCCACGataaaaactcatttaaatgtttgaatatcggcgatgatttaaattttattgatttaccaGAAATGCAGAAACTAATGGTATGGAAAAGTTTATATGAGCTGCATCGTACACTGCCTAAGAGTACAAAACCTATTGAAACAAGTGCTAAATCATCGttataa